The Paenarthrobacter aurescens region GTGCAGCGTCATAGGGGCGGAGAGACCAAGCAACTGTGGGTCTTGATCGCCATCAACGGTGCCATCGGTTTCTTTGTTCCAAGCATTGCCTGGCAGGCACACCTTGGTGGCCTGATCACGGGCGGCCTGGCTGCTGCTGCGATTGCATATGCTCCACGGGGCAAGAACCAGGCGTTGATGCAAGCAGGTGGGCTGATTCTGGTAGCCGGGCTGTTGGCCGTGGTTACCTGGTTCCGGGTCACTTCAGGCTAGCCTGCCTTCAGGAAGACCCCATTTAGCTGGCCTACCCGAGCCTGATGACCGGCTGCCGCAGAATTGTTTTGAGCTTCTCCGGTGCGGTACGGCGGGGATCACTGAGGTAAATCTCGTGGTGCTTGCCAGTCATATCCAAGGCCTGCTCCGGGATGAACCTGCTGTGCATCTCCTCCAGCACCGGCCCCTCATGGTCATAGGGACCCACATGCAGCGTCTGGACGCTGAGGCCTTCCTCAAGTGGTTCCAGGCGAAGAGTCTCCAAGAGCGGGCTCTCCCCCTTCTTCCCCACAGCTTCCTTTGCCGTTTCCACATGGTCCCCCGTAATCCACTCGGGGACCATGTTCAGCACCGTCCAGTCCCAGCGGGACTTGTCCCTGGCACTGGTGAATGACTCCATGTCATCGGACCACCACAGCGCCTCAAGCGGCATCACGGTGTAATCCTTCCCAAGCTCGCGCTTACTCAGGAACTTCAAGGTGTAGGCCACCGGGTACAGCGTGGCTAGAGCGTCTTTG contains the following coding sequences:
- a CDS encoding GyrI-like domain-containing protein, with the translated sequence MKSDFKKLIPTFSAQHGKFSLVTVPPLQFLMIDGHGDPNEAQSYKDALATLYPVAYTLKFLSKRELGKDYTVMPLEALWWSDDMESFTSARDKSRWDWTVLNMVPEWITGDHVETAKEAVGKKGESPLLETLRLEPLEEGLSVQTLHVGPYDHEGPVLEEMHSRFIPEQALDMTGKHHEIYLSDPRRTAPEKLKTILRQPVIRLG